From one Nonomuraea polychroma genomic stretch:
- a CDS encoding site-specific integrase has translation MATSHRGRGFKHKRFAIYVWRPDREGGGAKTRKSRRTLELPKLAAQALRQHHVGQAAQKLKAGEAWQDHNLVFCTNVGTPLDASNVRRAFRKITKQAGLGTAWSPRELRHSFVSIMSDQGIPIETIADLVGHAGTSVTEAVDRHQLRPVITKDAQTMNTIFGDSGHR, from the coding sequence GTGGCGACCAGTCACCGAGGGAGGGGATTCAAGCACAAGCGGTTCGCCATCTACGTGTGGCGCCCAGACCGAGAAGGAGGTGGTGCCAAGACCCGCAAGTCACGCCGCACGCTGGAGCTGCCCAAGCTGGCGGCTCAGGCCCTCCGGCAGCATCACGTAGGCCAAGCCGCTCAGAAGCTCAAGGCGGGCGAGGCTTGGCAAGATCACAACCTTGTGTTCTGCACGAACGTCGGCACTCCACTGGACGCCTCGAACGTGCGGCGGGCATTCCGCAAGATCACCAAACAAGCGGGACTCGGAACCGCCTGGAGTCCCCGCGAACTGCGTCACTCGTTCGTCTCGATCATGAGTGACCAGGGCATACCCATCGAGACCATCGCCGATCTCGTCGGGCACGCGGGCACCAGCGTCACAGAAGCCGTCGACCGGCACCAGCTCCGGCCGGTGATCACCAAAGATGCCCAGACCATGAACACCATCTTCGGCGACAGCGGACACAGGTAG
- a CDS encoding RNA polymerase sigma factor has translation MVTDTSPLVVDSEIITSSLDDPEQFAALFDRYAATLYRYISFRLGPELAEDLVGETFLIAFRRRHAYDISYRDARPWLLGIATKLITGHRRTEVSRYRALERQSPAQPVEGPEEAITRDLTAQGSRTVLLNALALLSRGDRDVLLMVAWSDMTYEEAARALGIPVGTVKSRLNRARRKVRHTLGGVNPLEEHDHG, from the coding sequence ATGGTGACAGACACGTCACCGCTGGTGGTGGACTCCGAGATCATCACAAGTTCCCTCGATGATCCGGAGCAGTTCGCCGCCCTGTTCGACCGCTACGCCGCAACGCTTTACAGGTACATCTCCTTCCGGCTCGGCCCAGAACTCGCCGAGGACCTCGTCGGAGAGACGTTCCTGATCGCATTCCGCAGGCGCCACGCGTACGACATCTCCTACCGCGATGCCCGGCCCTGGCTGCTGGGCATCGCCACCAAGCTCATCACCGGCCACCGCCGGACCGAGGTCAGCCGCTACCGTGCGCTGGAGCGGCAGAGCCCGGCCCAGCCCGTTGAGGGACCAGAAGAGGCGATCACTCGTGATCTGACCGCTCAAGGGTCGCGGACGGTCCTGCTGAACGCGCTCGCGCTGCTGTCGCGAGGCGACCGGGACGTCCTGCTCATGGTCGCCTGGAGCGACATGACGTACGAGGAAGCGGCCCGCGCGCTCGGCATCCCGGTCGGCACGGTCAAGTCACGGCTCAATCGGGCCCGGCGCAAAGTCCGCCACACCCTGGGTGGAGTCAACCCGTTGGAGGAACACGATCATGGATGA
- a CDS encoding HEAT repeat domain-containing protein, whose protein sequence is MYEGNRLVLRYIPGVEQATKLAVAADWTLLWDNAGKPYRRHTHEQEWGVRRGLHVRLLSDELSDMCALSVLMEDRAAGAEFERLLIEHLNPLTRQELLEPIISRIDPSERMMRLMRLVLGAPAYYDQEFYEPIAQLAEDPDPRVRDAVVLACGYLEWFQLRAILRRMADQDPHPEVRRDAMNTLVMRDNTNVPPVHP, encoded by the coding sequence ATGTATGAGGGCAATCGCTTGGTGCTTCGCTACATCCCTGGCGTGGAGCAGGCGACAAAGCTGGCGGTGGCCGCGGACTGGACCCTGCTGTGGGACAACGCCGGTAAGCCTTACCGGCGGCACACCCACGAACAAGAGTGGGGCGTTCGCCGTGGCCTTCACGTCAGGCTGTTGTCTGACGAATTGAGCGATATGTGCGCCCTCTCGGTTCTAATGGAAGACCGAGCGGCCGGAGCCGAGTTTGAGAGGCTCCTCATCGAACACCTCAACCCGCTTACGCGCCAAGAACTGTTGGAGCCCATCATCTCGCGGATCGACCCGAGCGAGCGAATGATGAGGCTGATGCGTCTCGTCCTGGGGGCGCCCGCATACTACGACCAAGAGTTCTACGAGCCGATAGCTCAACTGGCCGAGGACCCTGACCCACGCGTGCGCGACGCCGTGGTGCTCGCCTGCGGATATCTCGAGTGGTTCCAACTGCGTGCCATTCTACGACGCATGGCTGACCAAGATCCACACCCTGAGGTGCGGCGAGACGCCATGAACACGCTGGTCATGCGCGACAACACCAACGTCCCTCCAGTCCACCCTTGA